Proteins encoded within one genomic window of Pithys albifrons albifrons isolate INPA30051 chromosome 9, PitAlb_v1, whole genome shotgun sequence:
- the MCMBP gene encoding mini-chromosome maintenance complex-binding protein, which translates to MPCVGDWLNNPLSIVRGFFAQNAPNSEWEKKVTEYFKEKLKENNATNWVPSLNDVPVHYLKPNSLVKFRCMIQDMFDPELYMGVYETVDSNTSARVLHFGKYRDVAECGPQQEIDLNSSRTVTLERQTFYCVPVPGESAWVKEAYISASQARVSPSTSYTPSRHKRSYEEDEDMDLHPSKQKEQHMGSGGDIHGCVEPKRLETEAPAGHHLISPNCSPPLDLNFPLPGEKGPACLVKVYESWESFKVNDVLEVYGILSVDPVLSIVNSEERDGSALDPMECMDTVEEQRVHSPPASLVPRIHVILAQKLQHINPLLPACLKEEESKTFVSNFMSELSPVRAELLGFLTHALLGDSLAAEYLILHLISTVYARRDVLPLGKFAVNLSGCPRNSIFTEHVYRIIQQLVPASHRLQMTVESMNQSRFIPHKDYAANRLVSGVLQLASNTSLVVDETQLEQGQLDTTGVHNVTALGNLITWQKVDYDFNYHRMEFPCNINVLITSEGRSLLPSDCQVHLQPQIMPPNMEEYMSSLLTAVLPSVLNKFRIYLSLLRLLDYSISDEVTKAVEEDFVEMRKNDPDSITAEDLHKTLLVARFLSLSAGQTTLSRERWLRAKQLEALRKARLRQQQSVNGNEL; encoded by the exons ATGCCGTGCGTGGGCGACTGGCTGAACAACCCCCTCAGCATCGTGCGGGGCTTCTTCG CTCAAAATGCTCCAAACTCGGAATGGGAAAAGAAGGTAACCGAATACTTCAAGGAGAAATTAAAAGAGAATAATGCTACTAACTGG GTTCCATCACTGAATGATGTTCCTGTACATTACCTAAAACCCAACAGTTTAGTGAAATTTCGCTGCATGATTCAAGATATGTTTGATCCTGAGCTTTACATGGGGGTGTATGAAACAGTTGACTCAAACACAAGTGCACGT GTTTTGCATTTTGGTAAATACCGAGATGTGGCAGAATGTGGG CCTCAGCAGGAAATTGACCTGAACTCCTCCCGAACAGTCACCTTGGAGAGACAGACTTTCTACTGCGTTCCAGTGCCTGGAGAGTCTGCATGGGtgaaagaa GCCTACATCAGTGCAAGCCAAGCCCGAGTTAGTCCCTCAACTTCCTACACCCCCAGTCGCCACAAGAGGAGCTACGAGGAGGATGAGGATATGGATCTGCACCCATCCAAACAGAAGGAGCAACATATGG GCAGTGGAGGTGACATCCATGGATGTGTTGAGCCAAAAAGATTAGAAACAGAAGCTCCTGCGGGTCATCATCTCATTTCTCCCAACTGTTCCCCTCCACTTGACCTGAATTTTCCATTGCCAGGAGAGAAGGGACCAGCATGTCTTGTGAAG GTCTATGAGAGCTGGGAGAGCTTCAAAGTCAATGACGTGCTGGAGGTTTACGGGATTTTGTCCGTGGATCCGGTGCTGAGCATAGTGAACAGTGAGGAGAG GGATGGCTCAGCCCTTGATCCTATGGAGTGTATGGACACGGTGGAGGAACAGCGAgtgcacagccctcctgcctcACTAGTGCCCAGAATCCATGTGATTTTGGCACAGAAGCTGCAACACATTAACccactgctgcctgcctgccttaAGGAAGAGGAGAGTAAAACCT TTGTTTCCAATTTCATGTCTGAGCTGTCACCAGTGAGAGCAGAATTGCTGGGGTTCCTCACCCATGCCCTTTTGGGAGACAGTTTGGCTGCTGAATACCTTATATTGCATCTCATCTCTACAGT TTATGCCAGACGAGATGTGCTTCCTCTGGGAAAATTCGCGGTGAACTTGAGCGGGTGTCCGAGGAACAGCATCTTCACGGAGCACGTGTACCGCATCATCCAGCAGCTGGTGCCTGCA TCCCACCGCCTGCAGATGACCGTGGAGAGCATGAACCAGTCGCGCTTCATCCCGCACAAGGACTATGCTGCCAACCGCCTGGTCAGTGGGGTGCTGCAGCTCGCCAGCAACACCTCCCTTGTGGTGGATGAGACCCAGCTGGAGCAAGGACAGCTTGACACAACAG GTGTCCATAATGTGACAGCTCTGGGCAATCTGATAACTTGGCAGAAGGTGGATTATGACTTCAATTACCACCGGATGGAATTCCCATGCAACATTAATGTCCTGATCACTTCAGAGGGCCGATCCCTGCTGCCG TCAGATTGCCAAGTCCACTTACAACCACAGATCATGCCACCAAACATGGAGGAGTACATGAGCAGCCTCCTGACAGCTGTGCTCCCGTCCGTGCTGAACAAATTCCGAATTTACCTGAGCTTGTTGAGGCTGCTGGACTACAGTATATCTGATGAGGTGACCAAG GCAGTGGAAGAAGACTTTGTAGAGATGCGCAAGAATGACCCTGACAGCATCACGGCTGAGGACCTGCACAAGACACTGCTCGTGGCCAG GTTCCTGTCGCTCAGCGCGGGGCAGACGACGCTGTCGAGGGAGAGGTGGCTGAGAGCCAAACAGCTGGAGGCGCTGCGGAAAGCCAGGCTGCGGCAGCAGCAGAGTGTCAATGGCAATGAACTGTGA
- the INPP5F gene encoding phosphatidylinositide phosphatase SAC2 isoform X1, with protein MELFQAKDHYILQRGERALWCSRRDGSLQLRAATDLLLAWNPICLGLVEGVIGKVQLHTDLPWWLLLIRQKALIGKLPGDHEVCKITKIAVIPLSETEPQDLELELCKKHHFGINKPEKITQSPDDTKFLLKTLTQIKSNVSAPNKKKIKESKEKERLEKRLLEELFKMFMDSDSFYYSLSYDLTNSVQRQSTCEKTNLPLWRKVDDRFFWNKHMIEDLICMDNAEVDFWIIPIIQGFVQIEELVVNYSESSDDDKSSPETPPQESTCVDDIHPTFLVALISRRSRHRAGMRYKRRGVDKNGNVANYVETEQLIHVHNHTLSYIQTRGSVPVFWSQVGYRYNPRPRLDKSENETVPCFRAHFEEQLKNYKKQVIINLVDQTGREKIIGDAYLKQVLLYNNANLTYVSFDFHEHCRGMKFENVQTLTDAIHDIILDMKWCWVDQAGVICKQEGIFRVNCMDCLDRTNVVQAAIARVVMEQQLKKLGVMPPEQPLPVKCNRIYQIMWANNGDAISRQYAGTAALKGDFTRTGERKLAGVMKDGVNSANRYYLNRFRDAYRQAVIDLMQGIPVTEDLYSIFTKEKEHEALHKESLRSHQELISQLLQSYMKMLLPDDEKFHGGWALIDCDPSLIDATHKDVDVLLLLSNSAYYVAYYDDEVDKVNQYQRLGLEALEKIEIGPEPTLFGKPKFSCMRLHYKYKELSGYFHTLRAVVRNPEEDGKDTLQCIAEMLRITKQAMGLDVPIIEKKLERRSSKPHEDIIGIRSQNRGSLAQGKNYLLSKFSSLNQKVKQTKSNVNISNLRKLGSFAKPEMKVNFLKPNLKVNLWKSDSSLETLENPGGDPKARTESDTEGSDNDSFHSDDFLTNSKSDEDNQLTGSLENIGPTDYVLPSCGIIASAPRLGSRSQSISSTDMNISIPVPAEIQDSQAGHSACEDIAMPSAGSAEMEFAKPIDMYCQRFVQDAQSKGSDVLEAEAGSQEPHHTVTQTSNNVPKAAQPKAEAVGDVPSRPSKLDVQSSEPNPQLLAVGGTDFTKSHKSPGCVSSNPEPGLHTTPSPADGGSRAVSPFAKIRSSMVQVANITQAGLTQGINFAVAKVQKSPAEPEALNEIKQKELKEMFTQCQTRIIQI; from the exons atttaCCATGGTGGCTCCTTTTAATTCGTCAGAAAGCATTGATTGGCAAACTTCCAGGAGATCATGAGGTTTGCAAAATAACCAAGATTGCTGTGATTCCACTTTCTGAAACAGAACCTCAGGATCTGGAATTGGAG CTTTGTAAAAAGCACCATTTTGGGATAAACAAGCCAGAGAAGATAACACAGTCCCCAGATGACACAAAATTCCTGCTGAAGACTCTTACTCAAATTAAGTCAAATGTGTCTGCTCCAAATAAAAAGAAG attaaagaaagcaaagaaaaagagaggctggagaagagattATTGGAGGAGTTATTCAAAATGTTCATGGATTCAGACTCCTTTTACTACAGTCTGAGCTATGACCTGACAAATTctgtgcagaggcagagcacGTGTGAGAAAACAAACTTACCCCTGTGGAGAAAA GTTGATGACAGATTCTTTTGGAACAAGCACATGATTGAAGATCTCATCTGCATGGAT AATGCTGAAGTCGACTTCTGGATTATACCCATCATTCAAGGATTTGTGCAAATTGAAGAACTTGTAGTAAACTATAGTGAATCTTCTGATGATGATAAGAGCAGTCCTGAAACTCCTCCTCAGGAATCAACTTGTGTAGATGACATTCATCCAACATTTCTGGTGGCACTTATTTCACGCCGGAGTCGGCACAGAGCTG GAATGCGATATAAGAGAAGGGGTGTTgacaaaaatggaaatgtgGCAAATTATGTGGAGACAGAGCAGCTGATTCATGTTCATAATCATACTCTCTCCTACATCCAAACACGGGGCTCTGTGCCTGTTTTCTGGAGCCAAGTTGGATATAGATACAACCCACGGCCCCGCCTGGACAAGA gtgaaaatgaaactgtgCCCTGTTTTCGTGCACACTTTGaagaacagctgaaaaattacaaaaagcaG GTTATTATTAACTTGGTGGATCAAACAGGCAGAGAGAAGATTATTGGAGATGCTTACCTGAAACAAGTTCTTCTCTACAACAATGCAAATCTGACTTATGTTTCATTTGACTTCCATGAGCACTG CCGAGGAATGAAGTTTGAAAATGTTCAAACACTGACCGATGCCATTCATGATATTATTCTTGACATGAAGTGGTGCTG GGTTGACCAAGCTGGAGTGATCTGCAAACAGGAAGGGATTTTTCGAGTGAACTGCATGGACTGTCTGGATCGCACCAATGTTGTGCAGGCTGCCATTGCCAGAGTGGTCATGGAACAGCAG CTCAAAAAATTGGGTGTGATGCCACCTGAACAGCCCTTGCCAGTGAAGTGCAACAGGATCTACCAGATCATGTGGGCGAACAACGGCGATGCCATAAGCCGGCAGTACGCTGGCACCGCAGCCTTGAAG GGTGACTTCACAAGGACTGGGGAGAGAAAGCTGGCAGGGGTGATGAAGGATGGAGTTAATTCTGCAAACAGATACTACTTGAATCGCTTCAGGGATGCTTACAGGCAAGCAGTCATAG ATTTGATGCAGGGTATCCCTGTAACAGAGGATCTGTACTCCATAtttacaaaagagaaagaacatgAAGCTCTGCACAAGGAGAGCCTGAGGAGCCACCAGGAGCTGATCAGCCAACTGTTGCAGAGCTACATGAAAATGCTCTTACCAGATGATGAAAAATTCCATGGAGGTTGGGCCCTTATTGACTGTGATCCAAG TCTCATTGATGCCACTCACAAGGACGTGGATGTTCTGCTGTTGCTTTCAAATTCTGCCTACTATGTGGCCTA ttaTGATGATGAAGTTGACAAGGTGAATCAATACCAAAGGCTAGGTCTTGAAGCTctggaaaaaatagaaatag GGCCTGAGCCTACCCTCTTTGGCAAACCCAAGTTCTCTTGCATGAGGCTGCATTACAAATACAAAGAGCTGAGTGGGTATTTTCACACCCTCAGAGCTGTGGTTCGAAACCCAGAGGAAGATGGAAAAG ACACTCTCCAGTGCATTGCAGAGATGCTGAGAATCACAAAGCAAGCAATGGGATTGGATGTGCCCATTATTGAGAAGAAGCTGGAGAG AAGGAGCAGTAAACCTCATGAGGACATCATTGGCATTCGGTCTCAGAACAGAGGCTCCCTGGCCCAAGGCAAGAACTATTTACTGAGCAAGTTCTCCTCTCTCAATCAGAAAGTGAAACAAACCAAGTCCAACGTCAACATCAGCAACCTTCGGAAGTTGGGCAGCTTTGCCAAACCTGAAATGAAAGTCAATTTTTTAAAGCCAAATTTAAAAGTGAATCTTTGGAAATCAGACAGTAGCCTTGAAACTTTGGAGAATCCAGGGGGAGATCCCAAAGCCCGCACGGAATCTGACACAGAAGGATCAGATAATGATTCATTCCATTCTGATGACTTCCTGACCAATTCCAAATCTGATGAGGACAACCAGCTCACTGGCTCCCTGGAGAACATTGGCCCAACAGACTATGTGCTGCCGAGCTGTGGCATCATTGCCTCGGCCCCACGGCTGGGCAGCCGCTCCCagtccatcagcagcactgACATGAACATCAGCATTCCCGTTCCAGCTGAGATCCAGGACTCCCAGGCTGGCCACTCTGCCTGTGAGGACATTGCCATGCCTTCTGCTGGCAGTGCAGAGATGGAGTTTGCCAAGCCTATCGATATGTACTGCCAGAGGTTTGTGCAGGATGCCCAGAGCAAGGGCTCAGATGTTTTGGAGGCCGAGGCTGGTTCTCAAGAGCCCCATCACACAGTGACCCAAACCAGCAATAATGTGCCTAAGGCAGCACAACCTAAGGCTGAGGCTGTGGGAGATGTTCCTTCCAGGCCATCCAAGCTGGATGTCCAGTCTTCTGAGCCAAATCCTCAGCTCTTAGCTGTTGGTGGGACTGACTTCACTAAATCCCATAAAAGTCCAGGATGTGTGTCCAGTAATCCCGAGCCAGGACTCCACACGACTCCTTCTCCTGCCGACGGGGGCAGCAGAGCCGTGTCTCCTTTCGCTAAAATCCGCAGTTCCATGGTCCAGGTTGCAAACATCACCCAGGCGGGGTTGACTCAAGGGATTAACTTTGCTGTGGCAAAGGTCCAGAAGAGCCCTGCAGAACCAGAAGCTTTAAatgaaatcaaacaaaaagaactgaaagaaatgtTTACACAATGCCAGACACGAATAATTCAGATCTAG
- the INPP5F gene encoding phosphatidylinositide phosphatase SAC2 isoform X2 — MKATDLLLAWNPICLGLVEGVIGKVQLHTDLPWWLLLIRQKALIGKLPGDHEVCKITKIAVIPLSETEPQDLELELCKKHHFGINKPEKITQSPDDTKFLLKTLTQIKSNVSAPNKKKIKESKEKERLEKRLLEELFKMFMDSDSFYYSLSYDLTNSVQRQSTCEKTNLPLWRKVDDRFFWNKHMIEDLICMDNAEVDFWIIPIIQGFVQIEELVVNYSESSDDDKSSPETPPQESTCVDDIHPTFLVALISRRSRHRAGMRYKRRGVDKNGNVANYVETEQLIHVHNHTLSYIQTRGSVPVFWSQVGYRYNPRPRLDKSENETVPCFRAHFEEQLKNYKKQVIINLVDQTGREKIIGDAYLKQVLLYNNANLTYVSFDFHEHCRGMKFENVQTLTDAIHDIILDMKWCWVDQAGVICKQEGIFRVNCMDCLDRTNVVQAAIARVVMEQQLKKLGVMPPEQPLPVKCNRIYQIMWANNGDAISRQYAGTAALKGDFTRTGERKLAGVMKDGVNSANRYYLNRFRDAYRQAVIDLMQGIPVTEDLYSIFTKEKEHEALHKESLRSHQELISQLLQSYMKMLLPDDEKFHGGWALIDCDPSLIDATHKDVDVLLLLSNSAYYVAYYDDEVDKVNQYQRLGLEALEKIEIGPEPTLFGKPKFSCMRLHYKYKELSGYFHTLRAVVRNPEEDGKDTLQCIAEMLRITKQAMGLDVPIIEKKLERRSSKPHEDIIGIRSQNRGSLAQGKNYLLSKFSSLNQKVKQTKSNVNISNLRKLGSFAKPEMKVNFLKPNLKVNLWKSDSSLETLENPGGDPKARTESDTEGSDNDSFHSDDFLTNSKSDEDNQLTGSLENIGPTDYVLPSCGIIASAPRLGSRSQSISSTDMNISIPVPAEIQDSQAGHSACEDIAMPSAGSAEMEFAKPIDMYCQRFVQDAQSKGSDVLEAEAGSQEPHHTVTQTSNNVPKAAQPKAEAVGDVPSRPSKLDVQSSEPNPQLLAVGGTDFTKSHKSPGCVSSNPEPGLHTTPSPADGGSRAVSPFAKIRSSMVQVANITQAGLTQGINFAVAKVQKSPAEPEALNEIKQKELKEMFTQCQTRIIQI; from the exons atttaCCATGGTGGCTCCTTTTAATTCGTCAGAAAGCATTGATTGGCAAACTTCCAGGAGATCATGAGGTTTGCAAAATAACCAAGATTGCTGTGATTCCACTTTCTGAAACAGAACCTCAGGATCTGGAATTGGAG CTTTGTAAAAAGCACCATTTTGGGATAAACAAGCCAGAGAAGATAACACAGTCCCCAGATGACACAAAATTCCTGCTGAAGACTCTTACTCAAATTAAGTCAAATGTGTCTGCTCCAAATAAAAAGAAG attaaagaaagcaaagaaaaagagaggctggagaagagattATTGGAGGAGTTATTCAAAATGTTCATGGATTCAGACTCCTTTTACTACAGTCTGAGCTATGACCTGACAAATTctgtgcagaggcagagcacGTGTGAGAAAACAAACTTACCCCTGTGGAGAAAA GTTGATGACAGATTCTTTTGGAACAAGCACATGATTGAAGATCTCATCTGCATGGAT AATGCTGAAGTCGACTTCTGGATTATACCCATCATTCAAGGATTTGTGCAAATTGAAGAACTTGTAGTAAACTATAGTGAATCTTCTGATGATGATAAGAGCAGTCCTGAAACTCCTCCTCAGGAATCAACTTGTGTAGATGACATTCATCCAACATTTCTGGTGGCACTTATTTCACGCCGGAGTCGGCACAGAGCTG GAATGCGATATAAGAGAAGGGGTGTTgacaaaaatggaaatgtgGCAAATTATGTGGAGACAGAGCAGCTGATTCATGTTCATAATCATACTCTCTCCTACATCCAAACACGGGGCTCTGTGCCTGTTTTCTGGAGCCAAGTTGGATATAGATACAACCCACGGCCCCGCCTGGACAAGA gtgaaaatgaaactgtgCCCTGTTTTCGTGCACACTTTGaagaacagctgaaaaattacaaaaagcaG GTTATTATTAACTTGGTGGATCAAACAGGCAGAGAGAAGATTATTGGAGATGCTTACCTGAAACAAGTTCTTCTCTACAACAATGCAAATCTGACTTATGTTTCATTTGACTTCCATGAGCACTG CCGAGGAATGAAGTTTGAAAATGTTCAAACACTGACCGATGCCATTCATGATATTATTCTTGACATGAAGTGGTGCTG GGTTGACCAAGCTGGAGTGATCTGCAAACAGGAAGGGATTTTTCGAGTGAACTGCATGGACTGTCTGGATCGCACCAATGTTGTGCAGGCTGCCATTGCCAGAGTGGTCATGGAACAGCAG CTCAAAAAATTGGGTGTGATGCCACCTGAACAGCCCTTGCCAGTGAAGTGCAACAGGATCTACCAGATCATGTGGGCGAACAACGGCGATGCCATAAGCCGGCAGTACGCTGGCACCGCAGCCTTGAAG GGTGACTTCACAAGGACTGGGGAGAGAAAGCTGGCAGGGGTGATGAAGGATGGAGTTAATTCTGCAAACAGATACTACTTGAATCGCTTCAGGGATGCTTACAGGCAAGCAGTCATAG ATTTGATGCAGGGTATCCCTGTAACAGAGGATCTGTACTCCATAtttacaaaagagaaagaacatgAAGCTCTGCACAAGGAGAGCCTGAGGAGCCACCAGGAGCTGATCAGCCAACTGTTGCAGAGCTACATGAAAATGCTCTTACCAGATGATGAAAAATTCCATGGAGGTTGGGCCCTTATTGACTGTGATCCAAG TCTCATTGATGCCACTCACAAGGACGTGGATGTTCTGCTGTTGCTTTCAAATTCTGCCTACTATGTGGCCTA ttaTGATGATGAAGTTGACAAGGTGAATCAATACCAAAGGCTAGGTCTTGAAGCTctggaaaaaatagaaatag GGCCTGAGCCTACCCTCTTTGGCAAACCCAAGTTCTCTTGCATGAGGCTGCATTACAAATACAAAGAGCTGAGTGGGTATTTTCACACCCTCAGAGCTGTGGTTCGAAACCCAGAGGAAGATGGAAAAG ACACTCTCCAGTGCATTGCAGAGATGCTGAGAATCACAAAGCAAGCAATGGGATTGGATGTGCCCATTATTGAGAAGAAGCTGGAGAG AAGGAGCAGTAAACCTCATGAGGACATCATTGGCATTCGGTCTCAGAACAGAGGCTCCCTGGCCCAAGGCAAGAACTATTTACTGAGCAAGTTCTCCTCTCTCAATCAGAAAGTGAAACAAACCAAGTCCAACGTCAACATCAGCAACCTTCGGAAGTTGGGCAGCTTTGCCAAACCTGAAATGAAAGTCAATTTTTTAAAGCCAAATTTAAAAGTGAATCTTTGGAAATCAGACAGTAGCCTTGAAACTTTGGAGAATCCAGGGGGAGATCCCAAAGCCCGCACGGAATCTGACACAGAAGGATCAGATAATGATTCATTCCATTCTGATGACTTCCTGACCAATTCCAAATCTGATGAGGACAACCAGCTCACTGGCTCCCTGGAGAACATTGGCCCAACAGACTATGTGCTGCCGAGCTGTGGCATCATTGCCTCGGCCCCACGGCTGGGCAGCCGCTCCCagtccatcagcagcactgACATGAACATCAGCATTCCCGTTCCAGCTGAGATCCAGGACTCCCAGGCTGGCCACTCTGCCTGTGAGGACATTGCCATGCCTTCTGCTGGCAGTGCAGAGATGGAGTTTGCCAAGCCTATCGATATGTACTGCCAGAGGTTTGTGCAGGATGCCCAGAGCAAGGGCTCAGATGTTTTGGAGGCCGAGGCTGGTTCTCAAGAGCCCCATCACACAGTGACCCAAACCAGCAATAATGTGCCTAAGGCAGCACAACCTAAGGCTGAGGCTGTGGGAGATGTTCCTTCCAGGCCATCCAAGCTGGATGTCCAGTCTTCTGAGCCAAATCCTCAGCTCTTAGCTGTTGGTGGGACTGACTTCACTAAATCCCATAAAAGTCCAGGATGTGTGTCCAGTAATCCCGAGCCAGGACTCCACACGACTCCTTCTCCTGCCGACGGGGGCAGCAGAGCCGTGTCTCCTTTCGCTAAAATCCGCAGTTCCATGGTCCAGGTTGCAAACATCACCCAGGCGGGGTTGACTCAAGGGATTAACTTTGCTGTGGCAAAGGTCCAGAAGAGCCCTGCAGAACCAGAAGCTTTAAatgaaatcaaacaaaaagaactgaaagaaatgtTTACACAATGCCAGACACGAATAATTCAGATCTAG
- the INPP5F gene encoding phosphatidylinositide phosphatase SAC2 isoform X3 → MELFQAKDHYILQRGERALWCSRRDGSLQLRAATDLLLAWNPICLGLVEGVIGKVQLHTDLPWWLLLIRQKALIGKLPGDHEVCKITKIAVIPLSETEPQDLELELCKKHHFGINKPEKITQSPDDTKFLLKTLTQIKSNVSAPNKKKIKESKEKERLEKRLLEELFKMFMDSDSFYYSLSYDLTNSVQRQSTCEKTNLPLWRKVDDRFFWNKHMIEDLICMDNAEVDFWIIPIIQGFVQIEELVVNYSESSDDDKSSPETPPQESTCVDDIHPTFLVALISRRSRHRAGMRYKRRGVDKNGNVANYVETEQLIHVHNHTLSYIQTRGSVPVFWSQVGYRYNPRPRLDKSENETVPCFRAHFEEQLKNYKKQVIINLVDQTGREKIIGDAYLKQVLLYNNANLTYVSFDFHEHCRGMKFENVQTLTDAIHDIILDMKWCWVDQAGVICKQEGIFRVNCMDCLDRTNVVQAAIARVVMEQQLKKLGVMPPEQPLPVKCNRIYQIMWANNGDAISRQYAGTAALKGDFTRTGERKLAGVMKDGVNSANRYYLNRFRDAYRQAVIDLMQGIPVTEDLYSIFTKEKEHEALHKESLRSHQELISQLLQSYMKMLLPDDEKFHGGWALIDCDPSLIDATHKDVDVLLLLSNSAYYVAYYDDEVDKVNQYQRLGLEALEKIEIGPEPTLFGKPKFSCMRLHYKYKELSGYFHTLRAVVRNPEEDGKDTLQCIAEMLRITKQAMGLDVPIIEKKLERYCRVNIC, encoded by the exons atttaCCATGGTGGCTCCTTTTAATTCGTCAGAAAGCATTGATTGGCAAACTTCCAGGAGATCATGAGGTTTGCAAAATAACCAAGATTGCTGTGATTCCACTTTCTGAAACAGAACCTCAGGATCTGGAATTGGAG CTTTGTAAAAAGCACCATTTTGGGATAAACAAGCCAGAGAAGATAACACAGTCCCCAGATGACACAAAATTCCTGCTGAAGACTCTTACTCAAATTAAGTCAAATGTGTCTGCTCCAAATAAAAAGAAG attaaagaaagcaaagaaaaagagaggctggagaagagattATTGGAGGAGTTATTCAAAATGTTCATGGATTCAGACTCCTTTTACTACAGTCTGAGCTATGACCTGACAAATTctgtgcagaggcagagcacGTGTGAGAAAACAAACTTACCCCTGTGGAGAAAA GTTGATGACAGATTCTTTTGGAACAAGCACATGATTGAAGATCTCATCTGCATGGAT AATGCTGAAGTCGACTTCTGGATTATACCCATCATTCAAGGATTTGTGCAAATTGAAGAACTTGTAGTAAACTATAGTGAATCTTCTGATGATGATAAGAGCAGTCCTGAAACTCCTCCTCAGGAATCAACTTGTGTAGATGACATTCATCCAACATTTCTGGTGGCACTTATTTCACGCCGGAGTCGGCACAGAGCTG GAATGCGATATAAGAGAAGGGGTGTTgacaaaaatggaaatgtgGCAAATTATGTGGAGACAGAGCAGCTGATTCATGTTCATAATCATACTCTCTCCTACATCCAAACACGGGGCTCTGTGCCTGTTTTCTGGAGCCAAGTTGGATATAGATACAACCCACGGCCCCGCCTGGACAAGA gtgaaaatgaaactgtgCCCTGTTTTCGTGCACACTTTGaagaacagctgaaaaattacaaaaagcaG GTTATTATTAACTTGGTGGATCAAACAGGCAGAGAGAAGATTATTGGAGATGCTTACCTGAAACAAGTTCTTCTCTACAACAATGCAAATCTGACTTATGTTTCATTTGACTTCCATGAGCACTG CCGAGGAATGAAGTTTGAAAATGTTCAAACACTGACCGATGCCATTCATGATATTATTCTTGACATGAAGTGGTGCTG GGTTGACCAAGCTGGAGTGATCTGCAAACAGGAAGGGATTTTTCGAGTGAACTGCATGGACTGTCTGGATCGCACCAATGTTGTGCAGGCTGCCATTGCCAGAGTGGTCATGGAACAGCAG CTCAAAAAATTGGGTGTGATGCCACCTGAACAGCCCTTGCCAGTGAAGTGCAACAGGATCTACCAGATCATGTGGGCGAACAACGGCGATGCCATAAGCCGGCAGTACGCTGGCACCGCAGCCTTGAAG GGTGACTTCACAAGGACTGGGGAGAGAAAGCTGGCAGGGGTGATGAAGGATGGAGTTAATTCTGCAAACAGATACTACTTGAATCGCTTCAGGGATGCTTACAGGCAAGCAGTCATAG ATTTGATGCAGGGTATCCCTGTAACAGAGGATCTGTACTCCATAtttacaaaagagaaagaacatgAAGCTCTGCACAAGGAGAGCCTGAGGAGCCACCAGGAGCTGATCAGCCAACTGTTGCAGAGCTACATGAAAATGCTCTTACCAGATGATGAAAAATTCCATGGAGGTTGGGCCCTTATTGACTGTGATCCAAG TCTCATTGATGCCACTCACAAGGACGTGGATGTTCTGCTGTTGCTTTCAAATTCTGCCTACTATGTGGCCTA ttaTGATGATGAAGTTGACAAGGTGAATCAATACCAAAGGCTAGGTCTTGAAGCTctggaaaaaatagaaatag GGCCTGAGCCTACCCTCTTTGGCAAACCCAAGTTCTCTTGCATGAGGCTGCATTACAAATACAAAGAGCTGAGTGGGTATTTTCACACCCTCAGAGCTGTGGTTCGAAACCCAGAGGAAGATGGAAAAG ACACTCTCCAGTGCATTGCAGAGATGCTGAGAATCACAAAGCAAGCAATGGGATTGGATGTGCCCATTATTGAGAAGAAGCTGGAGAG GTATTGCAGAGTGAATATTTGCTAA